The Amyelois transitella isolate CPQ chromosome 20, ilAmyTran1.1, whole genome shotgun sequence genome has a segment encoding these proteins:
- the LOC106131500 gene encoding tachykinins, with protein sequence MGTSRTCIVFIALHLVYMISAQEIAKRVPQGFMGMRGKKFDSDSTEQLFYKRKPQFFVGVKGKKNILDLDNDNFKRAPMGFVGMRGKKEYLSDLFYPDNSEYVPKRDGSLIGQIDYTSNEEAGKPEEFPILNEIINEYLQKLENPSDTDANDISNERITNEVDKRAANMRQFYGVRGKKSVQNKRPYDLTFRGKFIGVRGKKDVKNSGAQEIRFLLGENGPWPKRKGQMGFFGMRGKKWTDESSSEMETPN encoded by the exons ATGGGCACATCAAGAACTTGTATCGTCTTCATCGCCCTCCATCTGGTCTACATGATATCAGCTCAAGAAATCGCCAAAAGGGTCCCCCAAGGGTTTATGGGTATGCGAGGGAAGAAATTCGATTCAGATTCCACAGAACAGTTGTTCTACAAAAGAAAACCTCAATTTTTCGTCGGAGTTAAAGGCAAGAAAAATATTCTCGATTTGGACAATGATAACTTTAAAAGAGCGCCCATGGGTTTCGTCGGCATGAGAGGAAAGAAGGAATATCTATCTGACCTCTTCTATCCAGACAATAGCGAGTACGTGCCGAAAAGGGACGGATCGTTAATCGGACAGATCGACTACACGTCTAACGAAGAAGCGGGGAAACCTGAAGAATTTCCTATTCTTAAcgaaattataaatgaatatttacaGAAATTGGAAAATCCCTCAGATACAGACGCAAATGATATAAGTAATGAGCGTATAACGAATGAAGTTGACAAAAGGGCTGCAAATATGCGGCAATTTTACGGTGTTCGTGGGAAGAAATCTGTTCAGAATAAGCGACCTTATGACTTGACGTTTAGGGGTAAATTCATAGGAGTCAGGGGCAAGAAAGACGTGAAAAACAGCGGGGCCCAGGAGATCAGGTTTTTGTTGGGCGAGAACGGGCCCTGGCCTAAAAGGAAGGGCCAAATGGGATTCTTCGGTATGCGTGGCAAAAAGTGGACCGACG AATCGAGCAGTGAAATGGAAACGCCCAACTGA